One part of the Solanum dulcamara chromosome 8, daSolDulc1.2, whole genome shotgun sequence genome encodes these proteins:
- the LOC129900796 gene encoding scarecrow-like protein 14 isoform X1, translating into MDNNSANTSKLEDQTVLSSFDQPLNPPDCDKDERSNEQSAMYAEEVELTEMFDMVLLCTYAKAKKVINSEIPSEVEKSPNNAALDLKTLLTSCAQSVASGDQESASEKVKQIRQESSPTGDTYQRLATIFADGLEARLSRGGATLFKGGTIELPSLPLSLEGTAVQPHAALTPKRMTNAADNLKAYHVHLSSCPFIKVSMSFANKMIFQTAHNSTTLHIIDFGIRYGFQWPILIQHLSMMPHGPPKLRITGIDLPQPGFRPAEGLEETGCRLARYCKRFNIPFEYNAIAIQNWERIKIKDLKLGSGEFVAVNCLFRFENLSDETVDVECPRDAVLTLIRELNPDIFVQSVTNASYNSPFFVTLFQEALLHYSTLFDMFDATLPRDDQQRLHFEQELCRREAINVIACEGAERVERPETYEQWQVRNVRAGFKILPLNQQVMKTLQDKVEAGYHRDFVLYKNGNWMLQGWKDRIICASSCWIPLHRSY; encoded by the exons ATGGACAACAATTCTGCAAACACCTCTAAACTCGAGGATCAGACCGTCCTATCTAGCTTCGATCAACCGCTAAATCCACCAGATTGTGATAAAGACGAACGAAGCAACGAGCAATCAGCAATGTATGCAGAGGAGGTTGAGTTAACAGAAATGTTTGATATGGTTCTGTTGTGTACATATGCTAAGGCTAAGAAAGTTATCAATTCTGAGATTCCATCTGAAGTAGAAAAAAGTCCCAACAATGCAGCTTTGGACTTAAAGACTCTGTTAACAAGCTGTGCACAATCTGTTGCGTCTGGTGATCAAGAATCAGCAAGTGAAAAGGTGAAGCAGATACGGCAAGAAAGTTCACCAACCGGCGATACATATCAAAGGCTGGCCACCATATTTGCTGATGGCCTCGAGGCTCGGTTGTCCAGGGGCGGAGCTACATTGTTTAAAGGGGGTACGATTG AACTCCCGTCTCTGCCATTGAGCTTGGAAGGCACCGCCGTGCAGCCACATGCTGCCCTTACACCAAAGAGAATGACAAATGCTGCTGACAATCTAAAAGCATACCACGTTCACCTTTCGTCGTGCCCTTTCATCAAAGTATCAATGTCCTTTGCGAATAAAATGATCTTCCAAACAGCACACAACTCTACAACACTACATATCATAGATTTTGGCATCCGTTACGGATTCCAATGGCCAATACTCATCCAACATCTCTCAATGATGCCTCATGGACCTCCAAAGCTTCGCATTACTGGAATAGATCTTCCTCAACCTGGCTTCAGGCCAGCAGAAGGCTTAGAAGAGACAGGTTGTCGCTTGGCAAGATACTGTAAGCGCTTTAATATTCCATTCGAGTATAATGCCATAGCGATACAGAATTGGGAGAGAATTAAAATCAAGGACTTAAAACTTGGAAGTGGTGAGTTTGTTGCTGTGAACTGTCTTTTTCGTTTTGAGAATTTATCGGATGAGACAGTGGATGTGGAATGTCCGAGGGACGCTGTCCTGACCTTAATTAGAGAGCTGAATCCGGATATCTTCGTGCAATCTGTTACCAACGCATCTTACAATTCTCCTTTCTTCGTCACTCTCTTCCAGGAAGCCCTCTTGCACTACTCAACTCTATTTGATATGTTTGATGCTACATTACCCCGAGATGATCAACAAAGACTGCATTTTGAACAAGAACTTTGTAGGCGTGAGGCGATAAATGTCATCGCCTGTGAGGGTGCTGAGAGGGTAGAGAGGCCTGAGACATACGAGCAATGGCAAGTCCGTAATGTGAGGGCTGGATTCAAGATTCTTCCATTGAACCAACAAGTTATGAAAACATTACAGGACAAGGTAGAGGCAGGGTACCATAGAGATTTTGTGTTGTATAAGAATGGTAATTGGATGCTACAGGGATGGAAAGACAGGATCATTTGTGCTAGCTCTTGCTGGATTCCTCTACATAGGAGTTACTGA
- the LOC129900796 gene encoding scarecrow-like protein 14 isoform X2: protein MDNNSANTSKLEDQTVLSSFDQPLNPPDCDKDERSNEQSAMYAEEVELTEMFDMVLLCTYAKAKKVINSEIPSEVEKSPNNAALDLKTLLTSCAQSVASGDQESASEKVKQIRQESSPTGDTYQRLATIFADGLEARLSRGGATLFKGELPSLPLSLEGTAVQPHAALTPKRMTNAADNLKAYHVHLSSCPFIKVSMSFANKMIFQTAHNSTTLHIIDFGIRYGFQWPILIQHLSMMPHGPPKLRITGIDLPQPGFRPAEGLEETGCRLARYCKRFNIPFEYNAIAIQNWERIKIKDLKLGSGEFVAVNCLFRFENLSDETVDVECPRDAVLTLIRELNPDIFVQSVTNASYNSPFFVTLFQEALLHYSTLFDMFDATLPRDDQQRLHFEQELCRREAINVIACEGAERVERPETYEQWQVRNVRAGFKILPLNQQVMKTLQDKVEAGYHRDFVLYKNGNWMLQGWKDRIICASSCWIPLHRSY from the exons ATGGACAACAATTCTGCAAACACCTCTAAACTCGAGGATCAGACCGTCCTATCTAGCTTCGATCAACCGCTAAATCCACCAGATTGTGATAAAGACGAACGAAGCAACGAGCAATCAGCAATGTATGCAGAGGAGGTTGAGTTAACAGAAATGTTTGATATGGTTCTGTTGTGTACATATGCTAAGGCTAAGAAAGTTATCAATTCTGAGATTCCATCTGAAGTAGAAAAAAGTCCCAACAATGCAGCTTTGGACTTAAAGACTCTGTTAACAAGCTGTGCACAATCTGTTGCGTCTGGTGATCAAGAATCAGCAAGTGAAAAGGTGAAGCAGATACGGCAAGAAAGTTCACCAACCGGCGATACATATCAAAGGCTGGCCACCATATTTGCTGATGGCCTCGAGGCTCGGTTGTCCAGGGGCGGAGCTACATTGTTTAAAGGGG AACTCCCGTCTCTGCCATTGAGCTTGGAAGGCACCGCCGTGCAGCCACATGCTGCCCTTACACCAAAGAGAATGACAAATGCTGCTGACAATCTAAAAGCATACCACGTTCACCTTTCGTCGTGCCCTTTCATCAAAGTATCAATGTCCTTTGCGAATAAAATGATCTTCCAAACAGCACACAACTCTACAACACTACATATCATAGATTTTGGCATCCGTTACGGATTCCAATGGCCAATACTCATCCAACATCTCTCAATGATGCCTCATGGACCTCCAAAGCTTCGCATTACTGGAATAGATCTTCCTCAACCTGGCTTCAGGCCAGCAGAAGGCTTAGAAGAGACAGGTTGTCGCTTGGCAAGATACTGTAAGCGCTTTAATATTCCATTCGAGTATAATGCCATAGCGATACAGAATTGGGAGAGAATTAAAATCAAGGACTTAAAACTTGGAAGTGGTGAGTTTGTTGCTGTGAACTGTCTTTTTCGTTTTGAGAATTTATCGGATGAGACAGTGGATGTGGAATGTCCGAGGGACGCTGTCCTGACCTTAATTAGAGAGCTGAATCCGGATATCTTCGTGCAATCTGTTACCAACGCATCTTACAATTCTCCTTTCTTCGTCACTCTCTTCCAGGAAGCCCTCTTGCACTACTCAACTCTATTTGATATGTTTGATGCTACATTACCCCGAGATGATCAACAAAGACTGCATTTTGAACAAGAACTTTGTAGGCGTGAGGCGATAAATGTCATCGCCTGTGAGGGTGCTGAGAGGGTAGAGAGGCCTGAGACATACGAGCAATGGCAAGTCCGTAATGTGAGGGCTGGATTCAAGATTCTTCCATTGAACCAACAAGTTATGAAAACATTACAGGACAAGGTAGAGGCAGGGTACCATAGAGATTTTGTGTTGTATAAGAATGGTAATTGGATGCTACAGGGATGGAAAGACAGGATCATTTGTGCTAGCTCTTGCTGGATTCCTCTACATAGGAGTTACTGA